The DNA segment TCTCGAGGTCGGGATCGAGGGCGACCGACTGCCCGCGCTCCGCCGCGGTGTAGGGTATCCCCAGGTCTTCGACCAGGACGAGCAGGTTCTCGTAGGTCGCGGTCGGGTGCGGCTGCGCGGCATCGACGAACCTGCCGACCGGGTAGGCGGAGATGACGTCGGAAAGGCCTCCGATGTGATCGGAGTGCGCATGGGTCGCCACGACCACGTCGAGTGTCTCGACGTTCCTCTCATCGAGGTATGCAATGACGCGCTCCCCCATCCCGCGTTCGCCGGCATCGATGAGCATGGTCTTATCGCGGAACTCGATCAGGATCGAATCGCCCTGCCCGACGTCGATGAAATGGACGACGAGATCGCCGGATAGGTCGGAGCCGATCTCCGGCTGCTGCCCGGAAGGGTTGGAACAGCCTGCGGTGACGAGGCAGGCAACGGTGCATGCACAGAGTGCTATGCAGATCAGGTATCGTGCAGGTATGGACGACATTGCTCTCTACACAAGTAGAGGGCGCCAGGGCTATAAGTGTGCTGAGGTCGGGCATCGGCACCGTACCCGGCGTTCCGGGCATGTGCTCGATCCGCCGGCGGAAGGGAGGGAACAGGGGATGGTGGAAGCGCGCAGGAATGGAAAGGATGATATGCGTCGACCGTCACCCCTTATCAGTAAGGACGATGAAGGAAGTATCACCCCTTGAGATCTATAACGAGTACCACGACGACGTTCAGGCAATTTTCCGGTCGAGACTGCTGACGCAGGTGATGATTGCCCTCGGCAGCGGGAGCAAACCGCTTTCGACCCTTCGCGACATCACAGGGAGTTCGTCGCAGGCGCTTATCCCGAAGATCCGGTACCTTGAGGGCCTGCATTACGTCGAATCGGTGAAGGGAGACTACGCGCTCACCCCCATGGGCAGACTCGTCGAACCGAAGATCGAGCGGGTGGTTATGCTCATGGGAGTGCTCCAGAAGCACAGGAACTTCTGGATTGAACACGATATCGAGGGCATACCCCCGGAATTCCTGGATGAACTTGAACACCTGTACAATATAGAGCTCGTAAAGGATGTTGAGGAGAACATCTTCGCCGTATACACGGTCTTTCAATCCATACTCAGGAAAGCATCGTGGATCCACGGCGTATCATCGATTATGAGCCCGGTTCATGTAGAGGCAATTAAAGAAGCGGCTATAGGCAGCACACCGATCGAACTCGTCGTCTCCGAAGAAATCGCCCGGGGACTGGTCTCCGGGCCATACAACACGGTACTGGAAACCCTGAAGAGATGCAAAAAATTCAGAATTTACGTCGCTCCTTCGCCAATCCACCTCGGGATGACAGTAACGGACGGATATCTCTCGTTAGGTCTGTACAGGCGCGATACCGACAAATATGATACCACTACCGATCTCATCAGCACCGACGCTGCGGCGGTCTCCTGGGGCGAGAGACTCTTCCAGCACTACAAAGCAGACGCCAGACCGCTGAAACTGTCCTGATAGCCTCTTTTTTAGGACCCAATCGCCCGGTGCCCGATAGGACACCCGGCAAAACGCCGTTCCACGGTCCGGGGGATATACTATCGTTCAGGGTTCGGACAATTTTCTCTTCGCGTTCGTTGAGCGGAACGGAGAGGGGGCGAATGCACCGCTCCGGCCTGCTCATTTCTTTGCTGAAATAACGTGTTTAAATACCGCAACGCATCGAAGTGATGAATCTTCGTCGGAGTAATAAATATTCACCTGTTCTCTGAAAAACACTCCATGTTCGGATTTGCAAATAATACCAACCCGATCCAACCAACCCGACAGATCGTCGTCCAACTTTTCGTGTACAGTTCCCTGTATCTATCTATAGCAGGAGTGGCGATGGTGTATATCTCGTGCCTCCTGCACGGCCTCCCCTTCGACCCGGTTGCGGCGGCAATACTGATGCTCGTCGTATTCGCCGTCTACAACCTCAACCGCAAGACCGACGAGGACGAGGACGCCATAAATCACACGGAACGGTATGCTTTCACAAAGGAGTACGAGGTCATCCTCTTCCTTTCCGCAGTCGGCGCTTACATCAGTGCCCTCTGCCTCTCCTTCATTCAGGGCATCGACAGCCTCTTCGTCACGACCGTGCCCCTGGTCGCCGGGATCGTTTATAGTGTACCGCTCTTTCCCGCCCGGCTCGGGTTTCGGCGATTGAAAGAGGTGCCTCTGATGAAGAGCCTTATCGTGGCGTTCTCCTGGGCCGTCCCTCCGGCGCTCCTGCCGGTCCTCCACGCCGGCCTTCCCGCAGGTTTCGCCACCGGCATCGTCGCCGCCTTCTTCTTCTTCCTGGTCTTCATCAACACCGTGGTCTTTGACATACGGGATGTGGAAGGCGACATGGCGTCGGGCGTCAAAACGCTCCCGACGATCCTCGGCCCCCGGAGGACGCTCCTCCTCCTCACGGGGATGAACCTGGCAGCCGGAGCCGCGCTGGTGCTCGTCGGCGGGTTCCTGTCGGGTGTCTATCCGGCACTGTTGCTGGCTGCGGGGATAGGCTACGTTCAGGGTTACCTCCTGTGCTTCCATCGGCTTGTGAAGGAAAAACTCCTCTTTGAACTGTTTGCCGACGGACAGTTCATCCTGCTGGCCATCATCCTCTACCTCCTCACCCTTGCAGTTCAGTATCTCCCGGTATGAACAGCCGTGAAGATTCATTGAAGAGGTGAAAATTCATCGACACAATAAATGTCTGGCAGCCGGAGAGCATCTTAGGGTACGACATGAGATCTCCCCGCGGCAGCGATCCGCTGAAGAGTAACCCCGATGCTCAATACCCCGAGGCACAGGAGCGGGGGATGCATACGTTGCACGATGCAGAAACGGGAGGGCTCTTGCTGCAGAAAGAGGAGAAGCCGCAACTATGGGGATGCACTTCATGCATGTATTATGATCCCGGGTGCGCCTACTGCGCCTACATCCACGCTCCCGTGGACATACTGTTCGTCTGTCCGCAGGTTCTCGACAGGCGCAGGCAGCCCCCGGGGCCTGCACAGTAAGGTTGCGCCGTTCGTCAGGCAATATCTCCAGAGACCGCTCCCGCCGGGCGGAAGGGAGGAGGGATCGGGATCCCCAACGTTTTTGTGGTCCCCCCGCTATAGCCGGACTGTCATGCCGGGTGCGGACTACATCTACCCGAACGTCACGGAGGTGACCCAACGGGGCGGGCTCCTCGAGCGCTGGCGCCTCGCCGAGCCGCTCGGGTGTGCGTATATCGAGATCCCTGCCGACTTCGTCAAGAACAAAACGGAGGTGGAGCGGACGGGGCAGGAGATCGGGTCGATCCTCAACCGATCGTCCGTCGAACTCCTTTACGAGCAGGATACGGCCCTTCCGGGCAACCTCAGATACCTCCTGCACACCGAACCGGCCATCCCCAGGAGAGACCCGCACGGCAGGCAGACGACGGCAAACCTGCGGTGGCGCGACCCCGGCTGGGTGGCTGATTTCGGGGATATGCTCCTTGAGATCGAGGACTTTCTGGGTATCCCCCCGGAGATAATCGAGATTCACCCCGGCGACCGGAGGAACACCCACGCCGATATCGTCACGGCGATGCACGCCCTGATCGCCGCCCACTGGAACGCCTTCGGGACGGAACCGCTGGTGCTGCTCGAGCACCATAAGGACCAGAGCATCTCCACGGGTAGCCAGATACGGTCGTTCTGGGCGACACTCAAAGATATCCATCCCGAGATCGCCGGGCTGGCCGGGATAGCACTCGATCCCTGGCACCTCCACGCCGCCGCGAAAGAGGACTTTCCCGGATCTCTTGGCGAGGTTCCGCCCGATTCCCTGCGGGCGTTTCATATCCACAACGATCTCCGGCCTCCGTCGCCGGAAGACAGGGTGCCCTGGCCGCAGGTCTTTGGGATGATCGCCGACGTCTCAAAGACGCCCCGCATAAAACCCGTGGTCTACCAGAAGAGCAGGGTTCCCGCGGCGATTAACTTCTGCAGAGAGATGCTCGCCGCGCCGCGGGCGGCATACGCCGGGCCGCCTGCATGACGGTTCGGCCCGACCCCGATCCTCGCCAACATTCATAACCTCAAACTGCCACAGGGTGTCGCATGACACCGATAGCCGCGCCTGATTTCCCCCCCGGTCTCGAGTGGCTCAACATCGACCGTCCCCTCTCCGTCCGCGATCTCTCGGGCAGGGTAGTGCTGCTCTCGTTTGCGAC comes from the Methanoculleus marisnigri JR1 genome and includes:
- a CDS encoding helix-turn-helix transcriptional regulator, producing the protein MERMICVDRHPLSVRTMKEVSPLEIYNEYHDDVQAIFRSRLLTQVMIALGSGSKPLSTLRDITGSSSQALIPKIRYLEGLHYVESVKGDYALTPMGRLVEPKIERVVMLMGVLQKHRNFWIEHDIEGIPPEFLDELEHLYNIELVKDVEENIFAVYTVFQSILRKASWIHGVSSIMSPVHVEAIKEAAIGSTPIELVVSEEIARGLVSGPYNTVLETLKRCKKFRIYVAPSPIHLGMTVTDGYLSLGLYRRDTDKYDTTTDLISTDAAAVSWGERLFQHYKADARPLKLS
- a CDS encoding UbiA family prenyltransferase, whose product is MVYISCLLHGLPFDPVAAAILMLVVFAVYNLNRKTDEDEDAINHTERYAFTKEYEVILFLSAVGAYISALCLSFIQGIDSLFVTTVPLVAGIVYSVPLFPARLGFRRLKEVPLMKSLIVAFSWAVPPALLPVLHAGLPAGFATGIVAAFFFFLVFINTVVFDIRDVEGDMASGVKTLPTILGPRRTLLLLTGMNLAAGAALVLVGGFLSGVYPALLLAAGIGYVQGYLLCFHRLVKEKLLFELFADGQFILLAIILYLLTLAVQYLPV